The genomic interval CGACGCGGTGGACGCGCGAGCACAGTGGCCGGCGGTGTTGTCCGACAGCACGATCGCACGCACGGTGTCGACGACGAGCTCGTGCGGCAGGGGCGGTCCGGCGAGGGTGCGAATGCGCATGGTCCTCATCGTGCCGCCGGGGTCCGACAGCGTCGACGCCTCAGCCTTTCGGACGCCTCAGCCTTCGATCGACGCGGGGCAGTGCCGTGACAGGTCAGGGACGGTCGGTCATGGACCAGGAGACCGGTGCCGTGGTGGCGTACGCGGCCTGGTTCCGGCCGTACGACTTCGCCGCGTACAGGGCTCGGTCGGCGGCGGCGGTCACCACGTCCAGCGCCGCACCGGTGTCCCGCGTGTTCTGCACGCCGGGAGCGACGGTGCAGCGCACCACCCCCACACTGACGGTCACACCGCCGGAGTTCCGCAGCGTGCGCAGGATCGTCGTCTCCACACCCGCCATGCCCGGGGCGAGCCCGAGAACCAGGAATTCCTCCCCACCGAGGCGCGCCACGAGCGCGTCCGGTGCGGCAGCGGCGCGGAGGGTCTGCGCGACGCCGACGAGCACGTCGTCGCCCATGGCGTGACCGAACTGGTCGTTGACGGACTTGAAGTGGTCGATGTCGACCAGACAGCCCGTCACCGGGACCCCGGACGTGCAGGCCGCGTCCAGCAGTGCGACCGCACCCGCGGTCAGTCCCCGCCGGTTCAGCAGCGACGTGAGCGGGTCCGTGTCGGCCTGCTCCTCGAGGCGCAGTGTCGCCGCCGCGACGGAGGACCGCAGCGACGCCATCAGCACTGTGGGCACCAGCACCACGGTGATCGCCGCGCCCACCGCGACGAGCTGTGCGGCACCGTCGGTCTCGTCGATGCACACCGCCACCGCCAACGCGCTCGCCGCCGTCGTCGTCAGCACCGTGATCGCCCGCGTGGACCCCGATGCGGCGATCGCTGGGACCACACCGAGCATCGCGCCGATCGCCGTCGTCGTGGCCGGGTCGGCGATCACCGACGCCGACAGAGCCATCCCCACCATGCACGTGGACCCCAACACCACGAATTGACGGTCGTCGAGCACACCCACTCGCACCGTCACGGCCACCGCGGCCACGCCGGACACGGTGACCACCGCCAGTACCCACAGCCAGTTCGGTCGTACCAGGGACGGCACGAGCAGCGCGACCACGAGCGCCGGCACTGCGCCCGACGCCGCATACATCAGGGCCAGCGACCGCACGTCGTACCTGCCTGCGACGAGAGCAGTACCGGCACCGGGTACGTGCCTGACCACGCGCGCTCCTTCCGGTCCGAAGTTCTCACTCGTTCACACCGTCGACCGGCGTCTCGGCGAGGCTGCGCTGCACGAAGGCTCGGCGGTGAAGAACGCGCCTGCGACCGTGACTATTCGGTGCCGTCCACCGCGGCGATTGCCCCGGGCCAGTCCGTCGACGACGCCACGCTGAAGGAGCTGCCTGACCTGAAACGGGATCGGCTGACCCGGGTCGGGGAGTTCATGCGCACCGAGTACGGCATCGCGGTGCAGTCGGCGCGCTCGCAGAGCGCCGCTTGCGGGTTGACCGACTCCCCGTCGGCCAACTCGCGTGGATGGTGGACAGGTTCACGGCATGGACGTGGCCGATCGCCGCGTTGCCGGAAGACGTGGTGGGGGTCGACCGGGTGCTCGATTACGTGTCGCTGAAATCAGAGCAAGACGTGCAGCGTCGGACTGATGTCGACCACGGGGGACATTTCGCCGCGATGGAGGAACCGGAAATCCTCGTCGAGGACCTTCGCATTCTTTCGTGACCGTTGGCACCGGCGGGAGCAGTGGCCTCGCGATGATCGACCCGATCGTTGCCGACGACGAGACGGTAGTCGGACCGCGAACATCTTTCGTCCGCGACCGCGGTACCGGTGCGCGGCTCTAGGGTGGGGAATCGTGGACTGGGAGTTCGACGCCGACGTGTTCCAGTGGCGCGGCCCCGCGCCGTTCTTCTTCGTGTCCACACCCCCGGAAGTCGACGACTTCCTCCACGCGCACCTCGGTGATCTGACCTACGGCTGGGGCGTCATCCCCGCCCGGGTCGGCACCGGCGCCAGCGAGGTGGCGACCTCGCTGATACCGAGACGCGGGGTATACCTGATACCGCTGGAAGTCGCTCTCCGACGCACCGAGAACATCGACGACGGTGACCGCGTCCACATTCGACTCCACGTCGGACCGTGAACAGCATCTGCAACCGCGGACGAACGCCGAGCACACACGCGGACCAGAACCGGCCCTCGGCCGGACAGTCAGCTCCACACTCGGTGAGCGGGCACCGCCGCGGCGACGGAGTATGTCGCGACGCCCCGGACATAGCGGCGTTCCCGCGGAATGGGACCGGCTACACCGACGGTGCGTCCGAGTGCGCCTTGGAAGAGCACGGGTGGTCACGGGTATCGGTGAGTGCGGCAGATGCTCGCCGCCACGGCGGAGACGGCGAGGTGACGGCGCACAGCACAGGCGGTGATCCGCGCATCTGCTGTATCGATGTCGACGTCGTCGACAGCCATCACGATGCCCGTGGCCATCGCCCGAGTACGTCGGCGGTCGAGGACGGACCGCACCCAGCGGGCCTGCTGACTGGGCAGGTCGTCGTCGCGCATTCGGCGGTGGTCGTTCGGCACCATGGAGCACACTCCTGACATCGCACCCTTCGCGGAGAAGAAGGGACACGACAGAGACCGGATGACAAGATCCGATCGGCAGGGGTTGTACCGAACACCGGCCACCCTACGCCTGACAGCTGTGACAAGGTGACCTTCACCAACGGGCGCGTGGCCGCCCGCGTAGTAGCAACGAGGGGAGGCTCCCATGCTCGACGACCCGGACACGCACACCGACACCGGGGACGCCTCCCGCTCGCTCGGGCACGCGATGGCGGAGATGGCCCGAGTGATCCAGGAAGACCACGACAGCGTCGACGAAACCCTCTCCGCGATCACCGCGCAGGCCGTGCACCTGATCCCCGGCGCCGACCACGCCGGCATCACCCTGGTGACGAAGAACCACAAGGTCGACTCCCGCGCCGCCACCGACGACCTTCCCCGCATCATCGACGAGCTGCAGGAACGGTGCCAGGAAGGACCGTGCCTGGACACGGTGTGGAAGCACCACAGCGTGCGCGTGGTCGACATGGCCAGCGAGGACCGGTGGCCGACCTTCTCCCCCGCCGCCGCGGACCAGGGGGTTCAGTCGATGCTGACCTTCCGCCTCTACACACACCGCGACCACCTCGGCGCACTGAATCTGTACTCCGACACCGCGCACGGGTTCGACGACACCGACGACGACGTCGGAATCATGCTCGCCACCCACGCCGCGATAGCCCTCGTCGCCGCCGAACGCGAAGAGAAACTCGAATCAGCGCTGGCCACCCGAGATGTCATCGGACAAGCCAAAGGCATCGTCATGGAACGCTACGACCTACGTGCCGATGCCGCGTTCGCGATGCTGGTGCGGCTGTCGCAGGAGTGGCACACACCGGTCACCGACCTCGCCGAGCGCATCGCACGACGCGACCAAGACTGACCGGAACTTCTGTTAACGCACCGTGATCCGATACATGAAAGTCGCGCTCACTGACGGTGGCAATTGCCCGTCCAGCGGCCCAAACTATCTGTAACGCGCCCGCGCGCGTTGGCCATCAATCGCAGGACGCAGTCACGATGCGGGTCGCGGCTGACCACCGCAGCACCACTCAGGAGAGGTCAGTGGCGGCGATTCCAGCCCGGAACGTAGCTGTCATTAACCCAAAGTTTGTTGAGGTTCGTACGCTAGTGGGTACCAATCCTGCTGCATGTTGGAATGCTTAAGCATGCTCCCGGGCTTCGACGTAACATAGCTGCGGTTTGCTTGCGGCGGCCCCGCGAATACGTCGGCGCACTTCTCGACCGTATACGCATCGTAGTCGATGCGTATACGGCTAACTTGACAGGCGCTGGTGGCGTCTCGTTATACACAGTAAACAGGCTGCCGATCCGTATACGGGACGGGCATCGCTCGCGAACCAGCTCTTCATGTCGCGCGACACCAATAGTTGGTTTCGTCAATCAGTGGTGACGTCATCGATAGACAACTACGGCCTGCCCGACCCTGCGGCTGAGCACACCGTGGTTGTCGTAAGGGAAAGAAACACTTTTTTGGAGGCTGATCAGTCCCGATGGTCGTTGCGTCATCATTGCAACGGCGGTGAAGTCGTCCAACCTACTTACATAATAGTCCACCGACTGCTCAGTCCTTACGCCCTGGTCGTCAATGACATAATCGCCGTTTTCGTCGAGAACGTCACGGGAATAGATTCGATGCATCAGCAGACGGCCCCCGATCAGTCCCGTGACCTGAACTTCGCCATCTTCAGTGCTACTGTCCGTTGATATTCTCCAATCTTGATATCCTGAACACCCTCGAACGGTATTGAACAGTTCGAGGTCCGTCAGTTTTCGATCAGCTTGAAGATATGTAGTCGCAGTAATGATCCAGTCGTACTCACCATGATCTTCAGAACTGATGTCGGGATCGTGGACGTCCCAGCTTGTGGCCCAGGAAGGCCGCTCGGCATCGATCGCCATTCCCCCGACGAACGGCACGTCGGGTATTTCATAGGTCGCGGGCGCACCCTCTCCTACACAAGTCCCAGGATAGGAGAATGCAGTACCGTCACCTCCGTCGGTCACAGAGTCGAGGGAAATTTTACACGATGCCGTCAGAAGCACCGACGCAATTACAACGAAAACCGTAGGGCTCTTATGAAACTTCATGTAAAACTCCGTCCAGGATTTGCGCGGCTTCTTAGAATGGACACAGAGTAACGGTTTCGGCTGTACAGACTCTGACTTCGTAGGTTTGCCCGTACTCGTCGGGAACGTAGATTGACATGACCCCGTTGTCGACTTTTGCCATCACAGTGTCCCCGGGTACCAGCTGAGGCGAGACAGTCCCTTGACTCCGCTTGAGCTCTCCTACTCGCAGAGTCACGTCTGCTCCCGATTGGTCCCAAGCGATGCTCCACTCACGCTCATTGCAACAACCAGAATTGAAGTTCAGTGTCCCTGTGTAGTTCGGGATCAAGGTAAGCCGCGCCCCTTTAGAGGTCCACGCTTTCGCGATATTCGTTGCATCCATTGGTTCGTCCGTAGGCACTTTGACGGGGTCGTCAAGGGGCCGCACTTCAGATTGAGATTCTTCGGCGGATACTAGGATCGCGATGGACTCAGCACCGAAAATCTCAGAGCCGAACAACCCGGATGCGATCGATCTCGCCGCACCGGTTGTCTGGCCAACGACAAGCTGGACACCACCGTTGAGCGCGTTCAGTACCACAATGACTGGTGCTGCGAGTATAGCGCCGACCTTCTTCTCAAGCACTTCGCTTACCGCGCCGGTGATGCAACCGAGGTGGGAGCTCACGTACTGGACGGGCTCGTTGTCTTTGAACGCGTTTGCTTCCCCCGACACGCAAGAGGCCGCGGTGGCGATCATGGCGGAGGTCGTCGCCCAATCGTTCATACCCAAGACCGATAACAGCTGAGTCACACCGAAGATTGTCGATAACACCAGCATTGGACCTGGGTCGACTTTTGCCTGAATAAGGTCGGGCATGGTTGGGTAGGTTAGCTCCAAACTGCCGCCGGGGATGAGGAAGTCCTCGCCGCTTGCGAATCGACTTACATCGTCAGCAATGTTGGACTCTATGTTCAACTCGCCGATCTCTGACTTCGTCGGTTCGGGATCGGACCGCACCGCCCAGGACACATTGTCTGCGGACGTGAGTCGGACGCCGGGGCTTCCATTCCGGTCGACCACGCAGGCGTAGATTTGTTCGCTCGACCGATCTGTGATTGTTCTACCCTGAACAACGAGCGCGCCTTCGGCGCGGTACCGCACCCCTGCGATCGTCACTTCGTCACCGAAACAATCCGGCTTGTCGCCTACGTTTAACCATTGTTGCACGCCTGTAAAAGCAGCATCGAACCACTTGCCCGGATCGAGACCGGCGACAACAATTCCTGAAAAGTGGTCTGTAACTACTGTGAATTGGTAGTGGTTGTCATCAAGCGATGTATGTTGCACAGGAAGGACGGCGATCGAGCCGTCCGCCGACTGACGTAAACCGACCAGTGTGTTGCGGTCCACGCTCTCTGGTGTGGCGGTCCGAGGCAGCGTGAAGGTGATTGTGACGGGCTGCGCCGGCTGTAGTCCCGCGTCGAATGTCAGTTTTATCCCGCCAGGAGACCAGCTCAAATATTCATCGAGAGTCTCGTTCATCAGTGCCGACGAAGAGTTAGCGAAGACCTCTAGGTTGAGGTGGGTGCCTGCGGGAGCTACGCCGGCGCTTCCGCTGATCGCGACACTGGTCTCTTTGACGGTTTCTTCAACTGAGAAGCCGCCCGCACCAACTTCAACGACACTTGTCACCGTCTCCAATGATTTCGCTTCCGAAGCGTCAGGGCTTGAGGAGCACGAGCTGACGATGAGGGCGAAAACGACCATGGCCGCGGACATACGCAGCGAAGCGTGCAGCCCCTTCTTCGATGCCATCGGAACTCCTGCACTCGGTGATAGTCTGTCTGCTGCCGTTATGAAGTTCAATCCCGCGTTACCAACGATCTTGCGAACGCGGGCTCATGCGCCGAGGCGCAGCCAGATGATGATGCACTGCGGAACACTAATATGGAATCATCCATACGGCTGACGCCACATGACGCACCGCCAGTCCCTCGACCGGAGGGCATCTCTTTCAAGTACCGATGCAAGGACCGGACGGCCTACTGGCTCTGTAGAAAGTGGCGCAGCGACTTGGCTCTCATCGTTGATGTCGCGCGAACGGCCCGACTGAGATCGGCACGGCGGGCCAGGCGACAGCGTTAGCGATGCATCTCGCGGGAAGCCGTTTCGCCTGGCGTCGCCGGGCCGGGCCGGTATCGGCCATGCTCTAGGCAGTTGACTTACCGCTTGAACAGTACGCCGCACACCTGACGGGGACATCCCCTCACCAAGCAACACAGTTGCACGATAGACAATACGTCCTCGGGTGGAGACCCCTCCCTCGCCACCATTTGGGGTCTTGTAAAAGAGCTGAAGGGGAAGCGCCACAGAAACAGCGACTGCAGCTAAAGCCCAATTTCGTTTACAGCGTTGCCGATCAGTGGTGCGTTTTCTCGTGCGTAGCGTTCGAGCATGGCGGGTGTGGTGTGTCCGGTTTGTCGCATGATGGCGTGGGCATCGGCTCCGTTGCGGAACGCCTGGGTGACGAACCCTGATCGGAGGGAGTGTCCGCCTAACTGGGCAGTGAGGGTGGGGTCGTAGCCGGCGCGTTCGCCGCGGCGGCGGATGGTTTTGTGTATCGCGGCGCCGGACAAGGGTGTGGTACCGAGGTTGCCGTTCTTGGCGATGGGTCGGAACAGCGGTGCGCGTGCGGCGGTGCGAGGCACTCCCCCGCGGCACACATGCTCGTCGAACGGGTCACGACCGCGGAGCAGTCGGATGACGGAGGGTCGGCCGCCTGTGTCGAACGCTGACACAACCTGCGCCCATCGCACGTACGCGCAGGGTGGGCAGGTGGTGTGCGAGTCGGTTGTCGGGAGTGCACGGACGACGCCGTGGCCTTCCTGGTCGGTCTTGGTCTTGCGCAGTCGAATGTGCAGGCCGTCCTCGCGGTGCAGGCTGACGTCGCGGCATTCGAGGTCGGCGAGTTCGGATCGGCGGAACGCTCCGGCGAATCCGAGGAGCAGCAGTACGCTGTCGCGGCGTTCGTACACATCGTCGGCCCATCCGTCGCATTGTGCGCGGGCGGTGTCGACAAGGTGCCGGATGTCCGACACGAGCAACGGTGCCCGCTGCGTACGTGGTCGATCGCCGGCGGACGCGTACTGTCGGCGGATTCCCGCGAGCGCAGCCGTCACGAGGTAGTGCTTCGTGGGCGAGGGGTGCCCGGTGGTCTGGTGAAAGTGGTTGATTGCTGATGCCCACGCCGACAGGGTGCTGGCGGCGTAGGCCCTCTCCCCTTCCGCGGTGACGGTGTCGGCGGCGTCGACGAGGTAGGCGGCGACGGTGACGGGGTGTGCCGGCAGTGCGACGTGCCCGTTGCGGGTGCACCAGTCGGTGAAGCGGCGCCACCCCGATCCGTAGGCACGGCGGGTGCCGGCCGATCGGGACGACTCCACCGCAGCGGCGATGCGTGCGGCCACCGCCGCGGGGATCTCCGGCGCTTTCGCGCCCTCCGAGGGAC from Rhodococcus sp. NBC_00297 carries:
- a CDS encoding GGDEF domain-containing protein, with product MVRHVPGAGTALVAGRYDVRSLALMYAASGAVPALVVALLVPSLVRPNWLWVLAVVTVSGVAAVAVTVRVGVLDDRQFVVLGSTCMVGMALSASVIADPATTTAIGAMLGVVPAIAASGSTRAITVLTTTAASALAVAVCIDETDGAAQLVAVGAAITVVLVPTVLMASLRSSVAAATLRLEEQADTDPLTSLLNRRGLTAGAVALLDAACTSGVPVTGCLVDIDHFKSVNDQFGHAMGDDVLVGVAQTLRAAAAPDALVARLGGEEFLVLGLAPGMAGVETTILRTLRNSGGVTVSVGVVRCTVAPGVQNTRDTGAALDVVTAAADRALYAAKSYGRNQAAYATTAPVSWSMTDRP
- a CDS encoding DUF1905 domain-containing protein, translating into MDWEFDADVFQWRGPAPFFFVSTPPEVDDFLHAHLGDLTYGWGVIPARVGTGASEVATSLIPRRGVYLIPLEVALRRTENIDDGDRVHIRLHVGP
- a CDS encoding GAF and ANTAR domain-containing protein; amino-acid sequence: MLDDPDTHTDTGDASRSLGHAMAEMARVIQEDHDSVDETLSAITAQAVHLIPGADHAGITLVTKNHKVDSRAATDDLPRIIDELQERCQEGPCLDTVWKHHSVRVVDMASEDRWPTFSPAAADQGVQSMLTFRLYTHRDHLGALNLYSDTAHGFDDTDDDVGIMLATHAAIALVAAEREEKLESALATRDVIGQAKGIVMERYDLRADAAFAMLVRLSQEWHTPVTDLAERIARRDQD
- a CDS encoding site-specific integrase, coding for MDSRPAETAPATPLTAVPGPSEGAKAPEIPAAVAARIAAAVESSRSAGTRRAYGSGWRRFTDWCTRNGHVALPAHPVTVAAYLVDAADTVTAEGERAYAASTLSAWASAINHFHQTTGHPSPTKHYLVTAALAGIRRQYASAGDRPRTQRAPLLVSDIRHLVDTARAQCDGWADDVYERRDSVLLLLGFAGAFRRSELADLECRDVSLHREDGLHIRLRKTKTDQEGHGVVRALPTTDSHTTCPPCAYVRWAQVVSAFDTGGRPSVIRLLRGRDPFDEHVCRGGVPRTAARAPLFRPIAKNGNLGTTPLSGAAIHKTIRRRGERAGYDPTLTAQLGGHSLRSGFVTQAFRNGADAHAIMRQTGHTTPAMLERYARENAPLIGNAVNEIGL